One window from the genome of Anopheles merus strain MAF chromosome 3R, AmerM5.1, whole genome shotgun sequence encodes:
- the LOC121597789 gene encoding transcriptional repressor protein YY1: MMSSHHHLHHSHHHQHDNIMSEVEVPDANIVEEVDGSAGFGAEIDYDQYGGVDGHYEEVTCETEDSQGGLMGHHHHHHHHHHHHLGHPGDDDEEILQHEPDIGQAVHEEVLDSSGDALCVYGDINLENEIYIESATTTPGPSSRKRKSLKQSRSGGGGMMNRIRANDGNVHHHNSGSHHHHGLTAVEQLDVNHKRRRWEQKQVQIKTMEGEFSVTMWASGTDDDDGSNPEIDPDYTEYMTGKKITPDSCDSMPGIDLSDPKQLSEFTRPSHKSKGGSGGIGSVKLSSSASSLLLAASPDGPGMILGGDGGSSGGGGGGGGGRSSSDVSDRNIACPHKGCTKMFRDNSAMRKHLHTHGPRVHVCAECGKSFVESSKLKRHQLVHTGEKPFQCTFEGCGKRFSLDFNLRTHVRIHTGDRPYVCPFDGCNKKFAQSTNLKSHILTHAKAKRNSSSGSSGGGGSSSRHQSVAQAAAASSPHHSGAGNTILPPQAFVKMESVEIDNDASQYILYTD, from the coding sequence ATGATGTCCTCCCATCATCATCTGCATCACtcgcaccatcatcagcacgATAACATCATGTCTGAGGTGGAGGTGCCGGACGCGAACATCGTGGAGGAGGTGGACGGCAGTGCCGGGTTCGGGGCGGAGATCGACTACGACCAGTACGGCGGGGTGGACGGCCACTACGAGGAGGTGACGTGCGAGACGGAAGACTCGCAGGGAGGGCTGATGgggcaccatcaccatcaccatcaccatcatcaccaccatctcGGGCACCCGggggacgacgacgaggagatACTGCAGCACGAGCCGGACATTGGGCAGGCGGTGCACGAGGAGGTGCTCGATTCGTCCGGCGACGCGCTGTGCGTGTACGGCGACATCAATCTGGAGAACGAAATCTACATCGAGTCGGCGACGACCACGCCGGGCCCGTCGTCCCGCAAGCGCAAATCGCTCAAGCAGTCgcgcagcggcggcggcggcatgaTGAACCGCATCCGGGCGAACGATGGCAACGTGCACCATCACAACAGCGGCAGCCACCATCATCACGGGCTGACGGCGGTGGAGCAGCTGGACGTGAATCACAAGCGGCGCCGGTGGGAGCAGAAGCAGGTGCAGATCAAAACGATGGAGGGCGAGTTCAGCGTGACGATGTGGGCGTCCGGcacggacgacgacgacggctcgAACCCGGAGATCGACCCGGACTACACGGAGTACATGACGGGCAAGAAGATCACGCCGGACAGCTGCGACAGCATGCCGGGCATCGATCTGTCCGACCCGAAGCAGCTGAGCGAGTTCACCCGCCCGTCCCACAAATCGAAAGGCGGCAGTGGGGGCATCGGCAGTGTCAAGCTGTCCTCCAGCGCATCCAGCTTGCTGCTGGCGGCGTCCCCGGACGGCCCCGGCATGATACTCGGTGGGGACGGTGGCAGCAGCgggggcggcggtggcggtggcggcggacGGTCATCCTCGGACGTGTCCGATCGCAACATTGCCTGTCCGCACAAGGGCTGCACGAAGATGTTCCGGGACAACTCGGCGATGCGCAAGCACCTGCACACGCACGGGCCGCGGGTGCACGTGTGCGCCGAGTGCGGCAAATCGTTCGTGGAGAGCTCGAAGCTGAAGCGCCACCAGCTGGTGCACACGGGCGAGAAACCATTCCAGTGTACGTTCGAGGGCTGCGGCAAGCGGTTCTCGCTCGACTTCAACCTGCGGACGCACGTGCGGATACACACCGGTGACCGGCCGTACGTCTGCCCGTTCGACGGCTGCAACAAGAAGTTCGCCCAGTCGACCAACCTCAAATCTCACATTCTGACGCACGCGAAGGCGaagcgcaacagcagcagtggcagcagcggcggcggggGCAGTAGCAGCCGACACCAGAGCGTGGCACAGGCGGCCGCCGCCTCTTCGCCGCATCATTCGGGCGCGGGCAACACCATCCTGCCGCCGCAAGCCTTCGTCAAGATGGAATCGGTCGAGATTGACAACGATGCGTCGCAGTACATTCTCTACACGGATTAA